The following proteins are encoded in a genomic region of Herminiimonas arsenicoxydans:
- the recX gene encoding Regulatory protein RecX (Evidence 2a : Function of homologous gene experimentally demonstrated in an other organism; PubMedId : 12718403; Product type r : regulator) → MAKLQVSLKARALRYLSAREHSRQELARKLARYAQEGDDIEALLDTLEAANFMSEARFSESLVNRRAARFGNSRILSELKSHNIDPDSLTEIKAALAQDEVARAREVWTRKFGVAASDANGRAKQMRFLLQRGFSHRAIQAAMRAKEENED, encoded by the coding sequence ATGGCAAAACTGCAAGTGAGTCTGAAAGCGCGGGCGCTTCGCTATTTGTCGGCGCGCGAACATAGTCGTCAGGAGCTGGCGCGCAAACTGGCGCGCTATGCGCAGGAAGGCGACGATATTGAGGCCTTGCTCGATACGCTGGAAGCAGCCAATTTCATGTCCGAAGCACGTTTTTCCGAGTCGCTTGTCAATCGGCGGGCGGCGCGCTTCGGCAATAGCCGGATTTTGTCCGAGCTGAAAAGCCACAATATCGATCCCGACTCCTTGACTGAAATAAAAGCCGCACTGGCGCAGGATGAGGTCGCGCGCGCGCGGGAAGTCTGGACAAGAAAATTCGGTGTTGCGGCAAGCGATGCGAACGGTCGTGCAAAGCAAATGCGATTCCTGTTGCAACGTGGATTTTCCCATCGGGCGATACAGGCAGCGATGCGCGCTAAAGAAGAAAACGAGGATTGA